TCAGCTGGCGGATGTCCGTCAGGCCGCGGCCGTCGATGCGGATCTGGTCCTTCAGGATGCGCTGGCGCACAACCTGCTTGGTGACCGAACGGAATGCTGCGGAGATTTCCTTCTCGCGGCCTTCGAACTTCTCGGACAGCGAAGCAACAACTTCGTCCTTGAGCTCGTCGGCTGCAATGTCGCGTTCCTGCTTGTCCGCGATCGAGAAGACCTTGGCCAGCTTGTCAGCGGCTGCGGCTTCCACGGCTTCGTAGACGTCGTCCTGGTAATCCAGGAAGATCGGGAACTCGACGGTCGGCTTGGCGGCGCGTGCTGCCAGGTCGGCCTGAGCCTCGCACAGGGCCTTGATGAACGGCTTGGCCGCTTCGAGGCCTTCTGCAACAACCTCTTCGGTCGGGGCGGTGGCGCCCTCTTCCTTGATGAGGTTCCAGGCGGCGTCGGTGGCTTCGGCTTCCACCATCATGATGGCGACGTCGTCACCGGCAATGCGGCCGGCAACCACCATGGAGAACACGGCGCGCTCCAGCTCGGAGTGCTTCGGGAAGGCAACCCACTGGTCGTCGATCAGGGCAACGCGGACGCCGCCGATCGGACCGGAGAACGGCAGGCCGCTCAGCTGGGTGGACATGGAGGAAGCGTTGATCGCAACGACGTCGTACAGCACGTCGGGGTTGATCGCCAGGACGGTGACCACGATCTGGACCTCGTTGCGCAGGCCCTTGACGAAGGCGGGGCGCAGCGGGCGGTCCATCAGGCGGCAGGCCAGGATGGCTTCGGTGGACGGGCGTCCTTCGCGGCGGAAGAACGAGCCCGGGATGCGGCCAGCGGCGTACATGCGCTCTTCGACGTCGACGGTCAGCGGGAAGAAGTCAAAGCCTTCGCGCGGGGACTTGCCGGCGGACGTTGCCGACAGCAGGACGGTGTCATCGTCGATGTAGACAGTGGCGGCGCCTGCAGCCTGCTGGGCCAGACGGCCGGTTTCAAAGCGGATGACGCGCTGTCCATACTTGCCGTTGTCAATGACGGCTTCTGCGAACTGAATTTCGGGACCCTCCATAGAGAGTCACCTCCGTTTCTTCGTTGGCGGAGGCATCCAGCATCGTCCCAATAAACGCGTGTACCGCTGCAAGGCGGTTCGGTTCAACACCCGGTCTTCGATCGAGGTCCACGGGCACAAACTCCCGGAGACCACTACCGAGGACCGCGAATGCTGCGATGCTGGCTGACTCCTGTTGATGTTTTGCTGTACTGCTGGGTACTGCGGTGCTGCTGGTTACTGCAAAGGCGGGTGCGCTTCCGGTCAGAGCCGGTGTCCATGCCTGCCTGAAAAAGGGCGGCTCCCGCGAAAACGCAGGGGCCACCCTTTCCAAAGACTACTTGCGCAGGCCGAGGCGCTCGATGAGCGCACGGTAGCGGGTGATGTCCGTATCCTTGAGGTACGAAAGCATACGACGACGGCGACCAACCATGGCCATCAGGCCGCGGCGGGTGTGGTGGTCGTGCTTGTGCGTCTTCAGGTGTTCAGTCAAGTCGAGGATGCGGCGCGACAGCACTGCAACCTGAACCTCGGGCGAACCGGTGTCGCCTTCGGCCCGAGCGTATTCCTTGATGATTTCCTGCTTGACTACGGGATCAAGTGCCAATGTAACTCTCCTAGAGTTGTGCCGTGAGGCCCGAGTCAGCACTGCGCTGCCGGGGATCTTGGCGCCGCGGGAACGAATCCCCCAAACGCAAAGAAATTCAGCCGCCACGGACCGCAGCCGAATTTGAATCCAGTTTACCCGTCCGCGCCGCGATCTGTCGAAAGGACGTCCCGGGTGCGCGCCACGTCCAGGCACATCTGCTCGATCAGCGCTTCGGGGCCGGTGTAGGCCACCATGCCGCGGAGCCGTTCCACGAACTCCACGATGATGTGCTGGCCGTAGAGGTTGAAGGCGGTGACCTCCTCGTCCGGGCGGTCGATCACGTGGGCTTCGACCTGCCGGCTGACGCCGTCGAAGGTGGGATTGGAGCCCACCGAGATGGCTGCCGGCCAGCGCGTACCGGCTTCGTCAACGAGCCATCCGGCGTAAATGCCGTCAGCGGGGATCAGGCCCGTGGATTCAGGGGCCAAATTGGCGGTGGGGAATCCCAGTTCACGGCCGCGCGCGGCGCCGTGCACCACTTCGCCGCGCATGCGGTGGGTGCGGCCGAGCAGGCGTGCCGCGGTGCGCACGTCGCCGCTGCGCAGCGCTTCCCGGATCCAGGTCGAGGAACACCGCCGGCCTTCCGGTGCGGACGGCCCGTCGGGCAGTGCGCCGAAGTCCTCCACCGCCTGGACCTCGAAGCCAAGCCGGTTGCCGAGTTCGCGCATGGTCTCCAGGTCACCGGCATTGCCGCGGCCAAACCGCACGTCGTGGCCAATGACGACGGCGCACACCCGCAGTCCCTCCACAAAAACCTTTTGGACAAACTCCTCGGCGGTCATGGAGGCCAGCTGCAGGTCATAGTGCATCATGAGCAACCCGTCCAGACCGGTGGCGGCCAGCGCCTCGCGGCGGTCCAGCGGACCCATGATGAGCTCGGGCGCGGCCTCGGGACGGTGCACCTGGGCCGGATGCGGATCAAAGGAAATGGCCACCGCTGCGGCATCCTTCTCACGGGCCACCTTTACGAGGCGGTCCAGCACGTGCTGGTGCCCCAGGTGCACGCCGTCGAAATTTCCGATTGTCACTACTGTCGGACCAATGCCGGCAGGAACCTCCGCCAGGTCATTCCAGTAGTACACACAGGCTCCTTCAGAAAGGCGGTTCGGTCGCGGCGGTGCCGCGGCTGTTGGTGGGCCGGAACAACGGGGGGCTGAAACCGGACCTAACCATTATTGCCGAAAATGCCGCCGGAAAAGACTCAGCCCTGTGCGCCTGCCGCCGCGGCCCCGTCTGCACGGCCGGCGGAACCCTCGCTGAATTCACGCTTCAGCTCGCTGGTCTTGGCAATAAAGCGGTGCCACACCAGCAGGGCCGGCGGGAAGGCCAGCTCCAGGATCATCAGGATGATCATGGTGTAGTGCGGTGTTCCGCTGAACGCCCAGGAGAGCACGCGGCCGATCCCGCCGAGGAAAACCATCAGGCAGACCAGCCACAGCATGTTGGCCCATTGGAACTTCACCGCAATGGCAATGAACGCCGCACCAACGCCCACCATCATGGCCGAGAAGAAGCGGAACTGGGACTCCAGCGACGGGTTGACCTCTCCCCCGCCGGTGTCCGCAACCCCTGCCGTGCCGGTGGTCAGGTAGTAGATGCCGACGCCGGCAACCAGGATCCCCACCCCGATAACGACCGCGCGGAAAACTCCCCAGTCGTCGCTGCTCTTATACGGCTTGTTCTTAGGCTTGGCCGGCTGACGGCCGCCCTGCCCCTCACCGCTGCCGGCACCGGTGCGCTTTCCGGACTGCGGAACCTGCAGTTTCTCGGTGGGCCTGACGCTCTGGCCGGCAGCGGGAACGGCCGGCTTCCGTCCGGATGTTCCGGCGGCGGGTGCTGAGGCGGGAGAGCCGGCGGCCGGCTGGGACGGCTGTCCGGTGGGGGGCTGCGCGGGTTGCTGCGGACCCGATCCGCCGTGGCGATCGCTGGGTGTTGCTGCCGGGTTGCTCATTTTTCCCCCTGAGGAGTGGAAAACCTGCCGTGTGATGCATTCTCCTGCCATCGTCTCACGCAGCACAACGTCACGGCGCCACACGCTGCCGGCGGGTTTTCTCCGCCGCCCCGGTGGATCAGGAGCGGACTGCCCCGTTGCGGTGGCGGTACAGCCACACCAGCCCCAGAACCGGCAGCAGCAGGGGAACATAACCGTAGCCGGCCCCAAAGCCGGACCACACGGTGTCATCCGGCAGCGCTGCCGGATCCACCAGTCCAAAGATGCCCACGGCCAGCACACCAACCATTTCGATGCCCACCGCAATCACGGAAACCCGGTAGGACCTCGGGCCGGACCGGGCCAGCCCCACCGTTGCCACGATGTAAACCACGGCCGCAAAGGCGGACAGCAGGTAAGCCACCGGCGCCTCGTCAAACTTGGTGGCGATCTGGAACAGGGCGCGTGCAGTGGAGGACAGCGCAAAGACGGCGTAGACGGCTACCAGCAGCCGGCCCGGTCCGGCGTTGCGGCCCGCGGGTCCAGCTTTGTCCGGTCCGTCCGACGGGCGCGGTGCCTCTGGGCGGTTGGACGCGGAATTGTTCATTTTCATGCGAGGGGTGCTCCGTCCCAGATTTGTTCCATTCGGAACAACATGACAAATACGGTGATGCCCACGGCACCAAGGACCAGGTTGCTCCAGCGGCTGCGGTCCATCAACGACCACCAAATGGCGCCCACCGGAATCAGCAGGGCCGTGAAGAGGTAGCCCCAGAACTCCCACGCCTCCCCGGCCACTCCTTCTCCACCCATCTGGCGGATGACGCCGAAGACGGCGTAGACCAGCAGGAACAGCTCCACGGCCGCCACGGACAGGATGGTGAGGTCATTGGGGCCCTGCTTCAGTATGGCGGCCCCGAAGCACAGCACCAGCGACACCAGGCACACGATGGTGCCCACGATAAACATCGGATCTACAACCACCTACGCCTCGTTTCCGGGCGCAAAGACCAGCAGGGCCTTGGCATAGGCCGCGGGGAACTCCGCGCCTACGGGACCACGGTTTTCCAGCAGGGCCACCAGGGTCCCGCCGGGGGCGAAGGCAGCGACGGGGGCACCGCCGCCGGCTCCTTCTTCGGCTCCCGGGACAGCGGCCGACGGCGGCACGCGCCGGCCGTGGGAAAGGTCGGTTGCTTCCGCGGCGGTGAGCTCACGGACCGGGAACAGGGCCCGGGCGGCGTCGTCGAGCTCCAGGACCGCAAGGTTCCCGGCCAGCTGCTCGAGGGTGGACGCCTGTTCCACGCTGTACGGGCCCACGCAGGTGCGCCGCAGCGCCGTCAGGTGCCCGCCCACGCCCAGTGCGGAGCCCAGGTCCCGGGCCAGCGCCCGGATGTAGGTGCCGGAGGAGCATTCAACGGTCACATCGACGTCGCGCAGCTTGCCGCCGGCTTCCCGGCGGATTCCGTGGACCTCAAAGCGGGAGACGGTGACGGGGCGGGCGGGGAGGTTGACCTCTCCCCCGGCGCGCACCCGCGCATAGGACCGTTCACCATTGACCTTGATGGCGCTGACGCTGCTGGGCACCTGCTGGATATCGCCGGTCAGGTCCGCCACGGCGGCCATGATCTCTTCGTCCGTCACAGCGGCGGCGATGGTCTCCGCGGTGATTTCGCCCTCGGCGTCGTCGGTCACGGTTGACTGGCCGAGCCGGATGGTTGCTTCATAAGTCTTGGAGGTGCCCACAATGTAGGTCAGGAGCCGGGTGGCTTTGTTGATGCCAACCACCAGCACTCCCGTGGCCATCGGGTCCAGTGTTCCCGCATGCCCCACTTTTCGGGTTCCCGCTAGTTTCCGCAGACGGCCAACCACATCGTGGCTGGTCCATCCCTGCGGCTTGTCAACAATAATCAGCCCTGAACGGACCTGCCCGGAATTCACGCCTTTCAGTATATGCGGCGACGGCCTGCGGTTCCTGACGCGGACCGGCGCAGGCGTCCTCGCACGGTGCGCGCCGGCAGCGATAGCATGCGGGTATGCCTGAACTCTCGCCCCATGTCCGGAACGCCGCCGCCAACCAGATCCGCGAGATCACCCAGGCGGCGTGGGCGCAGCCGAACTCCATTGTCCTCAGCATCGGCGAGCCGGGCTTTCCCACTCCGCCGCACATCCTGGAAGCGGCGCAGGCCACCTTGGGCCGGGATGAAACGGGCTACACGCCCAACGCGGGCATCACCCCGCTGCGTGCCGCGTTTGCTGACCGCGTCAGCGTCCAGAACGGACTGGAGGTGTCCCCGGGCCGGGCGTTTGTCACCGCCGGCGCCCAGCAGGGGCTGCATCTGGCCATGAGCATGCTGCTGGACGCCGGAGACGAAATACTCATTCCCAATCCCGGCTATCCCACGTTCGCCATGACCGCGCGGCTGCTCCACGCCGAGCCCATGGAATATCCGCTGTACCCCGAACACGATTTCCAGCCGCGGATCGCGGACATTGAGGCGCTGATCACCGACCGGACCCGTGTGCTGCTGCTGAACTCACCCTCCAATCCCCTCGGCGCCGTTTTCAGCCCCGGGCTGGTGCGGGACCTGGTGGAGCTGGCCCGCCGGCGGGACCTGTGGATCATTTCGGACGAGTGCTACGAAGCGTTCACCTACGATGTCCCGCACGTGAGTCCGCTGGCGTACGACGGCGGTTCCGGCGGGGAGCGCGTCATCGTCTCGGTGACGCTGTCCAAGACGTACGGCCTCACCGGGCTTCGGATCGGAGCCCTGATCACTCCCGCCGGCCTGGAGACCCGGATGAGCACCGTCATGGAGTCGATCGTCTCCTGCGTTGCGTCGCCCTCGCAGTACGCCGCGCTGGCTGCCCTGACCGGCCCCCAGGACTACGTCAGCAACGCCGCCGCCCATTACCGGACCAACCGGGACGCGGCGTCGGCCGTGCTTGACGCCAAGGGCATTCCCTACCTCAAGGCCCAGGGGGCGTTCTACCTCTGGGCCGACATGTCCCATGCCACGGAGGGCAACGTCCGGGCCTGGACGCAGAAGTTCCTGGCCGGGCAGGGTGTGGCGGTGGCGCCCGGGACCGCTTTCGGATCCATCGGCGAAGGGTGGATCCGGGTTGCACTGTGCGGCGGCACTGAAGACCTGGTCACCGGGCTGGAGCGGCTTCCGGCACGGCCGGCGGACGCGTCTGAACCGCCGTCCGGGCCGAACAGCTAGCATGCCGCAGAGGCGGCCGGCGGTGTGCCGCGAGGAACACCGCCGCCGCACAAACCAGGTGAAACGAGTCTCGGATGAGCAAGGC
This genomic interval from Arthrobacter citreus contains the following:
- the rpsO gene encoding 30S ribosomal protein S15, which gives rise to MALDPVVKQEIIKEYARAEGDTGSPEVQVAVLSRRILDLTEHLKTHKHDHHTRRGLMAMVGRRRRMLSYLKDTDITRYRALIERLGLRK
- a CDS encoding bifunctional riboflavin kinase/FAD synthetase, which codes for MYYWNDLAEVPAGIGPTVVTIGNFDGVHLGHQHVLDRLVKVAREKDAAAVAISFDPHPAQVHRPEAAPELIMGPLDRREALAATGLDGLLMMHYDLQLASMTAEEFVQKVFVEGLRVCAVVIGHDVRFGRGNAGDLETMRELGNRLGFEVQAVEDFGALPDGPSAPEGRRCSSTWIREALRSGDVRTAARLLGRTHRMRGEVVHGAARGRELGFPTANLAPESTGLIPADGIYAGWLVDEAGTRWPAAISVGSNPTFDGVSRQVEAHVIDRPDEEVTAFNLYGQHIIVEFVERLRGMVAYTGPEALIEQMCLDVARTRDVLSTDRGADG
- a CDS encoding DUF4345 domain-containing protein, translating into MSNPAATPSDRHGGSGPQQPAQPPTGQPSQPAAGSPASAPAAGTSGRKPAVPAAGQSVRPTEKLQVPQSGKRTGAGSGEGQGGRQPAKPKNKPYKSSDDWGVFRAVVIGVGILVAGVGIYYLTTGTAGVADTGGGEVNPSLESQFRFFSAMMVGVGAAFIAIAVKFQWANMLWLVCLMVFLGGIGRVLSWAFSGTPHYTMIILMILELAFPPALLVWHRFIAKTSELKREFSEGSAGRADGAAAAGAQG
- the truB gene encoding tRNA pseudouridine(55) synthase TruB, with translation MNSGQVRSGLIIVDKPQGWTSHDVVGRLRKLAGTRKVGHAGTLDPMATGVLVVGINKATRLLTYIVGTSKTYEATIRLGQSTVTDDAEGEITAETIAAAVTDEEIMAAVADLTGDIQQVPSSVSAIKVNGERSYARVRAGGEVNLPARPVTVSRFEVHGIRREAGGKLRDVDVTVECSSGTYIRALARDLGSALGVGGHLTALRRTCVGPYSVEQASTLEQLAGNLAVLELDDAARALFPVRELTAAEATDLSHGRRVPPSAAVPGAEEGAGGGAPVAAFAPGGTLVALLENRGPVGAEFPAAYAKALLVFAPGNEA
- a CDS encoding pyridoxal phosphate-dependent aminotransferase encodes the protein MPELSPHVRNAAANQIREITQAAWAQPNSIVLSIGEPGFPTPPHILEAAQATLGRDETGYTPNAGITPLRAAFADRVSVQNGLEVSPGRAFVTAGAQQGLHLAMSMLLDAGDEILIPNPGYPTFAMTARLLHAEPMEYPLYPEHDFQPRIADIEALITDRTRVLLLNSPSNPLGAVFSPGLVRDLVELARRRDLWIISDECYEAFTYDVPHVSPLAYDGGSGGERVIVSVTLSKTYGLTGLRIGALITPAGLETRMSTVMESIVSCVASPSQYAALAALTGPQDYVSNAAAHYRTNRDAASAVLDAKGIPYLKAQGAFYLWADMSHATEGNVRAWTQKFLAGQGVAVAPGTAFGSIGEGWIRVALCGGTEDLVTGLERLPARPADASEPPSGPNS